A window from Pseudomonas campi encodes these proteins:
- the cmoB gene encoding tRNA 5-methoxyuridine(34)/uridine 5-oxyacetic acid(34) synthase CmoB, with translation MIAALDLDALQQTLVGSPLQDWAADLPAQIDAKLAVGHGDLQRWYAAVQNLPALPVERQELRDQLLLDGPCDAASRAQLLGALQGLIPWRKGPFDLFGVHIDTEWRSDWKWSRVAPHLDLKNKRVLDVGCGNGYYLWRMLGAGAGSVVGVDPNWLFLNQFLAVKRYLPDLPAWHLPLALEELPGKLEGFDTVFSMGVLYHRRSPIDHLLELKDCLRKGGELVLETLVVEGDVQQVLVPEDRYAMMRNVWFLPSVPALELWLRRAGFVDVQCVDVSVTSTEEQRATDWMRFQSLPDFLDPADHSRTLEGLPAPTRAVLVARKP, from the coding sequence ATGATTGCCGCCCTCGACCTCGATGCCCTGCAACAGACCCTGGTCGGCAGCCCGTTGCAGGACTGGGCGGCCGACCTGCCAGCGCAGATCGACGCCAAGCTGGCGGTCGGCCACGGCGACTTGCAGCGCTGGTACGCCGCCGTGCAGAACCTGCCGGCCTTGCCGGTCGAGCGCCAGGAGCTGCGCGATCAGCTGCTGCTCGACGGGCCCTGCGATGCAGCCAGCCGCGCCCAGCTGCTCGGCGCCCTGCAGGGCCTGATTCCCTGGCGCAAGGGGCCGTTCGACCTGTTCGGCGTGCACATCGACACCGAATGGCGTTCGGACTGGAAATGGTCGCGAGTCGCCCCGCATCTGGATTTGAAGAACAAGCGCGTGCTGGATGTCGGCTGCGGCAACGGTTACTACCTGTGGCGCATGCTCGGTGCCGGCGCTGGTAGCGTGGTCGGCGTCGACCCCAACTGGCTATTTCTCAACCAGTTCCTCGCCGTCAAACGCTACCTGCCAGACCTGCCGGCCTGGCACCTGCCGCTGGCCCTGGAAGAGCTGCCGGGCAAACTCGAAGGCTTCGACACGGTGTTTTCCATGGGCGTGCTGTACCACCGCCGCTCGCCCATCGACCATCTGCTTGAGCTCAAAGACTGCCTGCGCAAGGGCGGCGAACTGGTGCTGGAAACCCTGGTGGTGGAAGGCGATGTCCAGCAGGTGCTGGTGCCGGAAGACCGCTACGCGATGATGCGCAACGTCTGGTTCCTACCCTCCGTGCCGGCCCTGGAGCTGTGGCTGCGGCGGGCTGGATTCGTCGATGTGCAGTGCGTGGACGTGTCAGTGACCAGCACCGAGGAACAGCGCGCCACCGACTGGATGCGCTTCCAGTCACTGCCGGACTTCCTCGACCCGGCCGACCACAGCCGTACCCTCGAAGGCCTGCCTGCCCCGACCCGCGCCGTGCTGGTAGCGCGCAAGCCGTAA
- a CDS encoding sulfurtransferase produces the protein MPLAQLLSPAQLQVRLNQPRLVILDCRFALDDPGYGARSYSEGHIPGAQFADLERDLSGPILKGVTGRHPLPNTQQLQDQLRAWGISQDSDVVLYDDGPAAFAARAWWLLAWLGKRDGVYLLDGGLKAWKDAGLPLDSNLPSLPRGDFSGQPDQRLLLDAQQLQQRLGNSELTLLDARALPRFRGEVEPLDPVAGHIPGAQCAVFTDNLGSDGRFLPTAQLQQRFATLLGDKPVEALVAYCGSGVTACHNLFALSLAGYPLAPLYAGSWSEWITDPTRPVASGD, from the coding sequence ATGCCGCTCGCGCAACTGCTTAGCCCCGCCCAACTACAGGTCCGCCTGAACCAGCCGAGACTGGTGATCCTCGATTGCCGCTTCGCCCTCGACGACCCCGGTTATGGCGCACGCAGTTACAGCGAGGGGCATATCCCCGGCGCGCAGTTCGCCGACCTGGAACGCGATCTGTCCGGCCCGATACTCAAGGGCGTGACCGGGCGCCACCCGTTGCCGAATACCCAGCAACTGCAAGACCAGCTGCGCGCCTGGGGCATCAGCCAGGACAGCGACGTGGTGCTGTACGACGACGGCCCCGCTGCTTTCGCCGCACGCGCCTGGTGGCTACTGGCCTGGCTGGGCAAGCGCGACGGTGTGTACCTGCTGGATGGCGGGCTGAAAGCCTGGAAAGACGCCGGCCTACCCCTCGACAGCAACCTGCCAAGCCTGCCGCGCGGCGACTTCAGCGGCCAGCCGGACCAGCGCCTGCTGCTGGATGCCCAACAACTGCAGCAGCGTCTCGGCAACAGCGAGCTGACTCTGCTCGACGCCCGCGCCCTGCCGCGCTTTAGGGGCGAAGTAGAGCCGCTGGACCCGGTCGCCGGACATATCCCCGGCGCGCAGTGCGCAGTATTCACCGACAACCTCGGCAGCGACGGGCGCTTCCTGCCGACCGCACAGCTGCAGCAGCGCTTCGCCACCCTGCTCGGCGACAAGCCGGTGGAAGCCCTGGTGGCCTACTGCGGTTCGGGGGTGACGGCCTGTCACAACCTGTTCGCCCTGAGCCTGGCCGGTTACCCGCTGGCGCCGCTGTATGCCGGCTCCTGGAGCGAGTGGATCACTGACCCGACGCGTCCGGTGGCCAGCGGCGATTAA
- the rnd gene encoding ribonuclease D → MAIDIQWILDDASLARHCADWRRLPFVALDTEFMRVDTFYPIAGLLQVGDGQHAFLVDPLTISDWSPFAELLEDQAVVKVLHACSEDLEVFLRLTGSLPNPLFDTQLAAGYLNLGFSMGYSRLVQEVLGIELPKGETRSDWLQRPLSPTQISYAAEDAQHLAELYLVLQPKLSADKHAWVLEDGAELVSNLRREVDPDLLYREAKLAWKLSRQQLAVMRALCAWRERQARVRNQPRNHIIREHSLWPLAKTQPDNLVALARIEEMHPKTVRRDGETLLQLIQEAAALPPEQWPEALPQPLPLESTALLKQLRVVGQREAERLQIAPELMLRKKSLEALLKSGYPNGPYQLPDNLRGWRRELMGAALLAALEN, encoded by the coding sequence GTGGCTATCGATATTCAGTGGATCCTCGACGACGCCAGCCTGGCCCGTCACTGCGCCGACTGGCGGCGTTTGCCGTTCGTTGCCCTCGACACCGAGTTCATGCGGGTCGACACCTTCTACCCGATCGCCGGCCTGCTGCAGGTGGGTGATGGCCAGCACGCCTTCCTCGTCGACCCGCTGACTATCAGCGACTGGTCGCCGTTTGCCGAGTTGCTGGAAGATCAGGCCGTGGTCAAGGTGCTGCATGCCTGCAGCGAAGACCTGGAAGTGTTCCTGCGCCTGACCGGCAGCCTGCCGAACCCGTTGTTCGATACCCAGTTGGCCGCCGGCTACCTCAACCTGGGCTTCTCCATGGGCTATTCGCGCCTGGTGCAGGAGGTGCTAGGCATCGAACTGCCCAAGGGCGAGACCCGTTCCGACTGGTTGCAGCGCCCGTTGTCGCCGACCCAGATTAGCTACGCCGCCGAGGATGCCCAGCACCTGGCCGAGTTGTATCTGGTGCTGCAGCCCAAACTGTCCGCCGACAAACACGCCTGGGTGCTGGAAGACGGCGCCGAGCTGGTCAGCAACCTGCGCCGCGAAGTCGACCCGGATCTGCTCTACCGCGAAGCCAAGCTGGCCTGGAAACTGTCACGCCAGCAGCTGGCGGTGATGCGCGCTCTGTGTGCCTGGCGCGAACGCCAGGCGCGGGTGCGCAACCAGCCGCGCAATCACATCATCCGCGAGCACTCGCTGTGGCCGCTGGCCAAGACCCAGCCGGACAACCTGGTAGCCCTGGCGCGCATCGAAGAGATGCACCCGAAAACCGTGCGCCGGGATGGCGAAACCCTGCTACAGCTGATCCAGGAAGCCGCTGCGTTGCCGCCCGAGCAGTGGCCCGAAGCCCTGCCGCAGCCGCTGCCGCTGGAGTCCACTGCGCTGCTGAAGCAGCTGCGCGTGGTCGGCCAGCGTGAGGCCGAGCGCCTGCAGATCGCTCCGGAACTGATGCTGCGCAAGAAATCCCTCGAGGCCCTGCTGAAAAGCGGTTACCCGAATGGCCCTTACCAGCTGCCGGACAACCTGCGTGGCTGGCGCCGTGAACTGATGGGCGCCGCGTTATTGGCCGCCCTGGAAAACTGA
- a CDS encoding methyl-accepting chemotaxis protein: MLELGIYCLQRCGPMRALLLLGLALASTLLALLDQSTAAVCLLLILFYLGSAQSLSWRRQQQEQQHLLQQLAQLFGGQAERSHLLVKCDDEQRGAERLRSEVQFAAQSLEHMAEQTEQQGEAQSLRVNMIATASEEISQTLLHIGDLAEQALQAFERMHQMSDSGRQDAQSVGNEMQSIQLSLGRTAAAVRQLLQHSAAVEQSVQLIQALAKQTQLLALNASIEAARAGEQGRGFAVVAEEVRNLAQSTSAAAVEITGAVGAIGQAVQHVQLEVDEHQQLLANGCQQSLALANRLQQQADFSTQNLQSFGVMRQALSEHTQANQSLNQQLHEIGAALSQQSTQNRELHDLTHYLTRLTQGAKP; the protein is encoded by the coding sequence ATGCTCGAACTCGGTATCTATTGCCTGCAACGCTGCGGCCCCATGCGTGCCTTGCTGTTACTGGGGCTGGCACTGGCCAGCACCCTGCTGGCGCTGCTCGACCAGAGCACAGCAGCCGTCTGCCTGCTGCTCATCCTGTTTTACCTGGGCAGCGCGCAAAGCCTCAGCTGGCGACGCCAACAACAGGAGCAACAACATCTGCTGCAACAGCTGGCGCAGCTGTTCGGCGGACAGGCCGAGCGCAGCCACCTGCTGGTCAAATGCGACGATGAACAGCGCGGCGCAGAACGCCTGCGCAGCGAAGTGCAGTTCGCCGCCCAGTCGCTGGAACACATGGCCGAACAGACCGAACAACAGGGCGAGGCACAGAGCCTACGGGTCAACATGATTGCCACCGCCAGCGAGGAAATCAGCCAGACCCTGCTGCATATCGGCGACCTGGCCGAACAGGCGCTACAGGCCTTCGAGCGCATGCACCAAATGAGTGATAGCGGCCGCCAGGACGCCCAATCAGTGGGCAACGAGATGCAAAGCATCCAGCTCAGCCTGGGTCGCACCGCCGCGGCGGTGCGCCAGTTGCTGCAACACAGCGCCGCCGTCGAGCAGTCCGTGCAGCTGATTCAGGCCCTGGCCAAGCAGACTCAACTGCTCGCCCTCAACGCGTCCATCGAGGCCGCTCGGGCCGGCGAGCAGGGCCGTGGTTTCGCCGTGGTTGCCGAAGAAGTGCGCAACCTGGCGCAATCCACCTCGGCTGCAGCCGTGGAAATCACCGGCGCAGTCGGCGCCATCGGCCAGGCCGTGCAGCATGTGCAGCTGGAGGTCGACGAGCACCAGCAGCTGCTCGCCAACGGCTGCCAGCAGAGCCTGGCACTGGCCAACCGGCTGCAGCAGCAAGCCGACTTCAGCACGCAGAACCTGCAAAGTTTCGGGGTGATGCGCCAGGCCCTCAGCGAACACACCCAGGCCAATCAGTCACTCAACCAGCAGTTGCACGAGATCGGTGCAGCGCTCAGTCAACAGAGCACGCAGAACCGCGAACTGCATGACCTAACCCACTACCTGACGCGCCTGACCCAGGGAGCCAAACCATGA
- a CDS encoding YcgL domain-containing protein, translating into MKKICSIYRSPRKNEMYLYVLKADALKRVPEGLLAAFGTPQLAFSLILTPEKPLAREDIHKVLENLETQGYHLQMPPPEDDYIEHLPEELLRRNDPV; encoded by the coding sequence ATGAAGAAAATCTGTTCGATCTACCGCAGCCCACGCAAAAACGAGATGTACCTCTACGTGCTCAAGGCCGATGCGCTGAAGCGTGTACCGGAGGGTCTCCTGGCCGCTTTCGGTACGCCACAGCTGGCCTTCAGCCTGATCCTTACGCCGGAGAAACCGCTGGCCCGTGAGGACATCCACAAGGTCCTGGAGAACCTCGAAACCCAGGGCTATCACCTGCAGATGCCGCCACCGGAAGACGACTACATCGAACACCTGCCGGAAGAGCTGCTGCGCCGCAACGACCCGGTCTGA
- a CDS encoding D-2-hydroxyacid dehydrogenase → MRVLLAEQAQADYAELLHAAAPQLQLVCSDEQELARQAASCPVWLGQPDLLVPLLRQGHRPQWLQSTWAGITPLLAADLPHDYQLSRAVGIFGQVMAEYVLTYLLTHRRRLLPRLASQVEQRWDNLPPPSLRGMRVLIVGAGDIGCEVARFLAPFGVELRGIARTPRAIEPFTEIRGMDGLAELAGWAEVLINLLPDTPATRDIYDAALFARMAPQALFINAGRGVAVVDEDLLAALHAGLLAGAVLDVCRQEPLPPGHPFWNAPRLLLSGHSSAPTEPAAMIGLFLDNLQRFQAGQGLRGLVGFSRGY, encoded by the coding sequence ATGCGCGTTCTGCTCGCCGAACAGGCCCAGGCCGACTACGCCGAGCTGCTGCACGCCGCCGCGCCGCAGTTGCAACTGGTCTGTAGTGATGAGCAGGAGCTGGCCCGCCAGGCCGCCAGTTGCCCGGTCTGGCTCGGCCAGCCGGATCTGCTGGTGCCCCTGTTGCGCCAGGGCCACCGGCCGCAGTGGCTGCAGTCGACCTGGGCCGGTATCACCCCGCTGCTGGCGGCCGACTTGCCGCACGATTACCAGCTGAGCAGGGCAGTCGGCATCTTTGGCCAGGTCATGGCCGAATACGTGCTGACCTACCTGCTGACCCATCGCCGCCGTCTGCTGCCACGCCTGGCCAGCCAGGTGGAGCAGCGCTGGGATAATCTGCCGCCGCCCAGTCTGCGCGGCATGCGCGTGCTGATCGTCGGTGCCGGCGATATTGGCTGCGAGGTGGCACGCTTCTTAGCGCCGTTCGGCGTCGAGCTGCGCGGCATTGCACGTACTCCACGAGCCATCGAGCCGTTCACCGAGATACGCGGCATGGATGGCCTGGCCGAGCTGGCCGGTTGGGCCGAGGTGCTGATCAACCTGCTGCCGGACACCCCGGCTACCCGCGATATCTATGACGCCGCCCTGTTTGCGCGGATGGCGCCGCAGGCTCTGTTCATCAATGCCGGGCGCGGCGTAGCGGTGGTCGATGAGGATCTGCTGGCCGCCCTGCATGCTGGCCTGCTGGCAGGCGCGGTACTCGATGTCTGCCGTCAGGAGCCTTTGCCGCCGGGTCATCCGTTCTGGAACGCGCCGCGTCTGCTGCTCAGCGGGCACAGCTCGGCGCCGACCGAACCGGCGGCGATGATTGGCCTGTTCCTCGACAACCTGCAGCGCTTCCAGGCCGGGCAGGGGCTGCGCGGCCTGGTGGGTTTTTCCCGCGGTTACTAG
- a CDS encoding protease inhibitor I42 family protein gives MSTAYRLLLPATAILLAACTHQPQTSLSVQEKQLGKCPMELSTGQTLVISLPSNPTTGFRWVVADAAPGVLRSLGPEVYTTPEDAGLVGSAGQSTWRYQAQQSGNGRLLMHYQRPWEVDVAPAKTIDCQIAVD, from the coding sequence ATGAGCACCGCCTACCGCCTGCTGCTGCCCGCCACCGCCATTCTGCTCGCAGCCTGTACCCATCAGCCGCAAACGAGTCTCAGCGTGCAGGAAAAACAGCTGGGCAAATGCCCCATGGAGCTGAGCACGGGCCAGACCCTGGTGATTTCCCTGCCCAGCAACCCGACTACCGGCTTCCGCTGGGTAGTGGCCGATGCCGCGCCAGGCGTGCTGCGCAGCCTCGGCCCGGAGGTCTACACCACCCCGGAAGACGCCGGCCTGGTCGGCAGTGCCGGCCAGTCGACCTGGCGCTACCAGGCGCAACAGAGCGGCAACGGGCGCCTGCTGATGCACTACCAGCGGCCCTGGGAAGTCGACGTGGCGCCGGCCAAGACCATCGACTGCCAGATCGCGGTGGACTGA
- a CDS encoding LysE family translocator — MLDLTQVLTYSIALGIAAAIPGPGMAALVARSVSGGALSGFCLLSGLILGDLTYLSFAVFGLAMIAEHFNALFQLVRWGAALYLCYLAWQFWFANHQAIEVGKPAKKKELLSAAISGLTITLGNPKTIAFYLALLPLVINLEMVSLQTWGLMLVPLTIVVLLSVGALFIIAAVRIRHLLSSQRAQQQLFRGAAAIMVAAAASMLIR, encoded by the coding sequence ATGCTCGACCTGACCCAAGTACTGACCTACTCGATAGCGCTGGGCATTGCTGCCGCCATTCCCGGCCCCGGCATGGCGGCGCTGGTCGCACGAAGCGTCAGCGGTGGTGCGTTATCGGGCTTTTGCCTGCTGTCTGGGTTGATCCTCGGTGATCTGACCTACCTGTCATTTGCCGTTTTTGGCCTGGCGATGATCGCCGAGCACTTCAATGCGCTGTTCCAACTGGTGCGCTGGGGAGCGGCGCTGTACCTGTGCTACCTGGCCTGGCAATTCTGGTTCGCCAATCATCAGGCGATCGAAGTGGGCAAGCCGGCAAAGAAGAAGGAACTGCTGTCGGCGGCGATATCCGGATTGACCATTACCCTGGGCAATCCAAAGACCATTGCCTTCTATCTGGCGCTTTTACCGCTGGTGATCAACCTGGAAATGGTTTCGCTACAGACCTGGGGACTGATGCTGGTGCCACTGACCATCGTGGTGCTGCTGAGCGTCGGTGCGCTATTTATTATCGCCGCCGTGCGCATCCGCCACCTGCTGTCGAGCCAGCGCGCGCAACAGCAGCTGTTCCGCGGCGCGGCGGCCATCATGGTGGCTGCTGCCGCGTCGATGCTGATTCGCTGA
- a CDS encoding lysoplasmalogenase, translated as MRPLLCLLALGGVLLFVLGLHLELKWLCLLSKPLPVIALLLWLCTTAASTYRRWITIGLLFSLLGDVLLEWPANLFVFGLGAFLMAHLAYLLAYLSESKHLAPRALLLAFAVAGSMFAVLANSGLGDLLIPVAFYSLAIGCMLWRALARLGTRGIATRSAWLAAGGALLFVLSDSLIGINRFVTPYDGARYAIILSYWLGQLGIAASVIALQSGASQPADSSSRAASSRS; from the coding sequence ATGCGCCCACTGCTTTGTCTGCTTGCCCTCGGCGGCGTCCTGCTGTTTGTCCTCGGCCTGCACCTCGAACTCAAGTGGTTGTGCCTGCTGAGCAAACCCTTGCCGGTGATCGCCCTGCTGCTGTGGCTGTGCACGACAGCCGCCTCGACGTACCGACGCTGGATCACCATCGGCCTGCTGTTTTCCCTGCTCGGCGATGTGCTGCTGGAGTGGCCGGCCAACCTGTTCGTCTTCGGTCTGGGGGCATTCCTGATGGCTCACCTGGCCTATCTGCTTGCCTACCTCAGCGAGAGCAAGCACCTGGCACCGCGGGCCCTGCTGTTGGCGTTTGCGGTAGCCGGCAGCATGTTCGCCGTGCTTGCCAATTCCGGCCTGGGAGACCTGCTGATTCCGGTGGCGTTCTACAGCCTGGCCATCGGCTGCATGCTCTGGCGCGCCCTCGCCCGTCTGGGCACACGCGGTATCGCCACGCGCTCGGCCTGGCTGGCAGCAGGGGGCGCGCTGTTGTTCGTGCTATCGGACAGCCTGATCGGCATCAACCGCTTCGTTACCCCGTACGATGGCGCACGTTACGCCATCATCCTCAGCTACTGGCTGGGCCAGTTGGGCATTGCCGCATCGGTGATCGCCCTGCAATCCGGGGCTTCTCAGCCGGCCGATTCATCCTCACGGGCAGCCAGCTCGCGCTCGTAG
- a CDS encoding S1 RNA-binding domain-containing protein produces MALIGRYNSLQVVKQTDFGLYLDGGADGEILLPNRYVPKGESSDIGDWLNVFVYLDSEDRLIATTEKPKAQVGGFASLKVAEINSVGLFLDWGLPKDLLLPHSEEKRPLQVGDYCVVHVYLDKRSKRITATARLDRYLDNTPPRYKVGDAVDLLVVEKTDMGFKAIINNQHWGLIHKNEVFKFLRNGMQEKGYIKELRADGKISLSLQPVGQEATGSLGEQILARLREQGGSLALSDKSPPEAITQAFGVSKGNFKKAIGGLFKQGLIVIHDDRIELV; encoded by the coding sequence ATGGCTCTGATCGGGCGCTACAACTCTCTTCAGGTGGTCAAACAGACCGACTTCGGCCTTTATCTGGACGGCGGTGCCGACGGCGAGATCCTGCTGCCCAACCGCTACGTGCCCAAAGGCGAATCGAGCGATATCGGCGATTGGCTCAATGTCTTCGTCTATCTGGACAGTGAGGACCGCCTGATCGCCACCACCGAAAAGCCCAAGGCTCAGGTCGGCGGCTTCGCCAGCCTGAAAGTGGCGGAGATCAACAGCGTCGGCCTGTTCCTCGACTGGGGCCTGCCCAAGGACCTGCTGCTGCCGCACTCGGAGGAGAAGCGCCCGCTGCAGGTCGGCGACTATTGCGTGGTGCATGTCTACCTCGACAAGCGCAGCAAGCGCATCACCGCCACCGCACGCCTGGATCGCTACCTGGACAACACGCCGCCGCGCTACAAGGTGGGTGATGCGGTGGATTTACTGGTGGTGGAGAAGACCGACATGGGCTTCAAGGCCATCATCAACAACCAGCACTGGGGCCTGATCCACAAGAACGAAGTGTTCAAGTTCCTGCGCAACGGCATGCAGGAGAAGGGCTACATCAAGGAACTGCGTGCCGACGGCAAGATCAGCCTGAGCCTGCAGCCAGTCGGCCAGGAGGCGACCGGCAGTCTCGGTGAGCAGATTCTCGCCCGCCTGCGCGAGCAGGGCGGCAGCCTGGCGCTGAGTGACAAGAGTCCGCCGGAGGCCATCACCCAGGCGTTCGGGGTGAGCAAGGGCAACTTCAAGAAAGCCATCGGTGGGCTGTTCAAGCAGGGGCTGATCGTCATTCACGACGACCGCATCGAGCTGGTCTGA
- a CDS encoding AraC family transcriptional regulator — MLNARLLCLDNQAHEHAHDYHQLVMSLSGRAEFEVNGRGGEVCRMRACLVPGDAEHQFAGMGENRMLILDLDEQDTPAEDLQLLAQLFESPRYPALDADFQNLLSYAGAELARYGSDPHLARALGGVLLRALHLRLFGKQAAAPAGALDVERLDRYIAEHLARRITVIELAQVACLSPSHFHAQFKDSLGLTPHQYLLKTRLDRAARLLRESPLPLVRIAEECGFSSQSALTTAMRRYLGLTPKRLRNQ; from the coding sequence ATGCTCAACGCCCGTCTGCTGTGTCTGGACAACCAGGCCCATGAACATGCCCACGACTATCACCAACTGGTGATGTCGCTCTCCGGGCGCGCGGAATTCGAGGTCAATGGCCGTGGTGGCGAGGTTTGCCGCATGCGCGCCTGCCTGGTGCCGGGCGATGCCGAGCACCAGTTCGCCGGCATGGGCGAGAACCGCATGCTGATCCTCGACCTCGATGAACAGGACACCCCGGCGGAAGATCTGCAGCTGCTGGCCCAGCTGTTTGAAAGCCCGCGCTACCCGGCGCTGGATGCCGATTTCCAGAACCTGCTGAGCTATGCCGGTGCCGAACTGGCCCGTTATGGCAGCGACCCGCATCTGGCCCGCGCCCTCGGCGGCGTACTGCTGCGTGCCCTGCACTTGCGTCTGTTCGGCAAGCAGGCCGCTGCGCCGGCAGGCGCCTTGGATGTCGAGCGGCTCGACCGCTATATTGCCGAACACCTGGCGCGGCGCATTACGGTGATCGAACTGGCCCAGGTGGCCTGCCTCAGCCCTAGCCATTTCCATGCGCAGTTCAAGGACAGCCTCGGCCTGACGCCGCACCAGTACCTGCTGAAAACCCGCCTCGATCGCGCCGCCCGCCTGCTACGCGAGAGCCCGCTGCCGCTGGTACGGATCGCCGAGGAGTGCGGTTTCTCCAGCCAGAGCGCGCTGACCACGGCCATGCGCCGCTATCTGGGCCTTACGCCCAAGCGCCTGCGCAACCAGTAG
- the cmoA gene encoding carboxy-S-adenosyl-L-methionine synthase CmoA: MTTQPDRLFAQPHSELQDFAFNEDVVRVFPDMIKRSVPGYPTIVENIGVLAAQFAQPNSVLYDLGSSLGAVTQALRRHVRTEGCRVIAVDNSHAMVERCREYLHAQDSMFQELLPVDVQEGDILALDFAPASLVALNFTLQFIEPEQRLPLLTRIRQALLPGGALILSEKLRFADEQQHALLTDLHIAFKRANGYSELEIAQKRSALENVMKPDSLEQHRERLLAAGFSQVVPWFQCLNFASLVALP, translated from the coding sequence GTGACCACCCAGCCCGACCGCCTCTTCGCCCAACCGCACTCCGAGCTGCAGGACTTCGCCTTCAACGAGGACGTGGTGCGGGTGTTCCCGGACATGATCAAGCGTTCGGTGCCCGGCTACCCGACCATTGTCGAGAACATCGGCGTGCTGGCCGCGCAGTTCGCCCAGCCCAACTCGGTGCTGTACGACCTCGGCAGTTCGCTCGGCGCGGTGACCCAAGCCCTGCGCCGACATGTGCGCACGGAAGGCTGCCGGGTGATCGCGGTGGACAACTCGCACGCCATGGTCGAGCGCTGCCGCGAATACCTGCACGCCCAGGACTCGATGTTCCAGGAACTGTTGCCGGTGGACGTGCAGGAAGGCGACATCCTCGCCCTGGACTTTGCCCCAGCGTCGCTGGTGGCGCTGAACTTCACTCTGCAGTTCATCGAACCCGAGCAACGCCTACCCCTGCTCACGCGCATCCGCCAGGCCCTGCTGCCCGGTGGGGCACTGATCCTCTCGGAAAAACTGCGTTTCGCTGACGAACAACAGCACGCCCTGCTCACCGACCTGCACATCGCCTTCAAACGCGCCAACGGCTACAGCGAGCTGGAAATCGCCCAGAAACGCAGCGCACTGGAAAACGTGATGAAACCGGACAGCCTGGAGCAGCACCGCGAGCGTCTGCTCGCCGCCGGCTTCAGCCAGGTGGTGCCCTGGTTCCAGTGCCTCAACTTCGCTTCGCTGGTGGCCCTGCCATGA
- a CDS encoding SMP-30/gluconolactonase/LRE family protein, which yields MKKLLGLLALLIAGAAGYLALTPNTIDPLAWQPPVAPLMTGALEPNDTLMKAELLAKGEIHGPEDTAVDALGRVYAGLHDGRIVRIAEDGSLDVLTATGGRPLGMDFDAKGNLIVADAYKGLLRISPAGQIEVLSTEADGVPFAFTDDVDIASDGRIYFSDASSKFQQPDYLLDLLEGRPYGRLLRYDPATGKSETLLKDLYFANGVALSQNEDFVLVNETYRYRITRYWLKGDKAGSHDVFIDNLPGMPDNLQGDRAGTFWVALPTPRKADADFLQNQPWLKTQLAKLPRSMWPKPANYGLAISLNEKGEIVQSLHDTSGTHLRMVTSVKPVGNFLYFGSLDNDRIGKLQYR from the coding sequence ATGAAAAAACTCCTCGGCCTGCTGGCCCTACTGATCGCTGGCGCGGCGGGCTACCTGGCGCTCACGCCGAACACCATAGACCCGCTGGCCTGGCAACCGCCGGTGGCTCCGCTGATGACCGGTGCACTGGAGCCCAACGACACCCTGATGAAGGCCGAGCTGCTGGCCAAGGGCGAGATTCACGGCCCGGAAGACACCGCCGTGGACGCCCTGGGCCGCGTCTATGCCGGCCTGCATGACGGGCGCATCGTGCGCATTGCCGAAGACGGCAGCCTCGACGTGCTCACCGCCACCGGCGGCCGCCCGCTGGGCATGGACTTCGATGCCAAAGGCAACCTGATCGTCGCTGACGCCTACAAGGGCCTGTTGCGCATCAGCCCGGCCGGGCAGATCGAAGTGCTCAGCACCGAGGCCGACGGCGTGCCGTTCGCCTTCACCGACGATGTCGATATCGCCAGCGACGGGCGCATCTATTTCAGCGATGCCTCGAGCAAGTTCCAGCAACCGGATTACCTGCTCGACCTGCTCGAAGGCCGCCCCTACGGTCGCCTGCTGCGCTACGATCCAGCCACCGGCAAGAGCGAGACCCTGCTCAAGGACCTGTATTTCGCCAACGGCGTAGCGCTATCGCAGAACGAAGACTTCGTGCTGGTCAACGAAACCTACCGCTACCGCATCACCCGCTATTGGCTGAAGGGCGACAAGGCCGGCAGCCATGATGTGTTCATCGACAACCTGCCGGGCATGCCGGACAACCTGCAGGGCGACCGCGCCGGTACCTTCTGGGTGGCCTTGCCCACGCCGCGCAAGGCCGACGCCGACTTCCTGCAGAACCAGCCCTGGCTGAAGACCCAGCTGGCCAAGCTGCCGCGCTCGATGTGGCCCAAGCCGGCCAATTATGGCCTGGCCATTTCGCTCAATGAGAAAGGTGAGATCGTGCAGAGCCTGCATGACACCAGCGGCACGCACCTGCGCATGGTCACTTCGGTCAAGCCGGTGGGTAACTTCCTCTACTTCGGCAGCCTGGACAACGATCGCATCGGCAAACTGCAATATCGCTGA